A DNA window from Centroberyx gerrardi isolate f3 chromosome 3, fCenGer3.hap1.cur.20231027, whole genome shotgun sequence contains the following coding sequences:
- the LOC139921389 gene encoding uncharacterized protein LOC139921389, which translates to MERVVVEMPMNDGFSLAGPSTTPRKRQVRFSARHDIILLREVIAQNPFSSKESGRIWARVGEIITAALQDENFEVDARRCRERTMLLLDYYKKQDYPSLRRFGTERLYAQKEDLLHEVLELEAEKGLLASGESNKYQEEELRKRAMEELHLPEQDKPNITITQAATAEPEEDREELAELSTAPTAKRPCQCCCQTYSEILSFLEKRSEAEQRLREEELALRREELEIQRSKIALERERLGAERKERERRFELESQERQVILDLLKEKVLKG; encoded by the exons ATGGAACGGGTGGTGGTGGAAATGCCGATGAACGACG GTTTCTCCCTGGCCggcccctccaccaccccacgGAAGCGCCAGGTGCGTTTCTCGGCCCGGCACGACATCATCCTCCTGCGGGAGGTTATCGCCCAGAATCCCTTTTCCTCCAAAGAGTCAG GCCGGATCTGGGCGCGCGTGGGGGAGATCATCACTGCGGCCCTCCAGGATGAAAACTTCGAGGTGGACGCCAGGCGGTGCAGGGAGAGGaccatgctgctgctggactACTACAAGAAACAGGACTACCCCAGCCTGCGCAG GTTCGGAACAGAGAGGCTGTACGCCCAGAAGGAGGATCTGCTCCATGAGGTGTTGGAGCTGGAGGCGGAGAAGGGGCTCCTGGCCAGCGGCGAGAGCAACAAGTACCAG gaggaggagctgagaaAGCGAGCTATGGAAGAACTGCATCTACCTGAGCAGGACAAACCCAACATCACCATCACACAGGCAGCTACCGCAG AGCCGGAGGAGGACCGCGAGGAGCTGGCGGAGCTTTCCACGGCGCCCACGGCCAAGCGGCCTTGCCAGTGCTGCTGCCAGACCTACTCCGAGATCCTCAGCTTCCTGGAGAAACGCTCGGAGGCGGAGCAGCGGCTGCGGGAGGAGGAGCTCGCCCTGCGGAGGGAGGAGCTGGAAATACAGAGGA GTAAGATCGCCCTGGAGAGGGAGCGCCTGGGCGccgagaggaaggagagggagaggaggttcGAGCTGGAGAGCCAGGAGAGGCAGGTCATCCTGGACCTGCTCAAAGAGAAGGTGCTgaaaggctga